In one Siniperca chuatsi isolate FFG_IHB_CAS linkage group LG14, ASM2008510v1, whole genome shotgun sequence genomic region, the following are encoded:
- the gja2 gene encoding gap junction protein, alpha 2, which produces MGDWNLLGKLLESAQEHSTVVGKVWLTVLFIFRILVLGTAAEKVWGDEQSGFTCDTKQPGCQNVCYDKTFPISHIRFWVMQIIFVSTPTLIYLGHILHLVRMEEKEKEKEKDLAIQNEKQQQLIGNKPKKAPVKDNKGHVRLKGTLLRTYVFNIIFKTLFEVAFIVAQYFLYGFELKPMYTCDRWPCPNVVNCYISRPTEKTVFILFMLAVACISLLLNLVEMYHLGFTKCHQGLRYRRSQAPSEPPKALTEAAMPFVPSYNYFAGHPAVPEPFPKDSKYSMAEPNSAYSPYNSKVVYKQNRDNMAVERKGKAEGDDVKERKSPSPVFELPIENLRRNSQSSKHSTNKSRLDDLKI; this is translated from the coding sequence AGGAACACTCCACCGTTGTGGGCAAAGTCTGGCTGACAGTGCTGTTCATCTTCCGCATCCTGGTGCTGGGAACCGCCGCCGAGAAGGTGTGGGGTGACGAGCAGTCCGGCTTCACGTGTGACACCAAGCAGCCCGGTTGTCAGAACGTCTGCTATGACAAGACCTTCCCCATTTCTCACATCCGCTTCTGGGTGATGCAGATCATCTTTGTCTCCACACCAACTCTCATTTATCTGGGCCACATCCTTCATCTGGTCCGTatggaggaaaaggagaaagagaaagagaaggaccTTGCCATTcagaatgaaaagcagcagcagttaaTTGGCAACAAGCCTAAGAAGGCCCCAGTTAAAGACAACAAGGGCCACGTGCGTTTAAAAGGAACACTGCTGCGAACCTACGTCTTCAACATTATTTTCAAGACCCTATTTGAAGTGGCCTTTATTGTAGCTCAGTACTTCCTGTACGGCTTTGAGCTCAAGCCGATGTACACCTGCGACCGCTGGCCTTGCCCTAATGTGGTGAACTGCTACATCTCCCGACCCACTGAGAAGACtgtcttcatcctcttcatGCTGGCTGTGGCCTGCATCTCCCTGCTACTCAACCTGGTGGAAATGTACCATCTAGGTTTCACAAAGTGCCACCAGGGCCTCCGTTACAGACGATCACAGGCTCCAAGTGAGCCTCCCAAGGCCCTAACTGAGGCGGCCATGCCCTTTGTCCCGAGCTATAACTACTTTGCTGGTCATCCTGCAGTGCCCGAACCTTTCCCTAAGGACTCAAAGTACAGCATGGCAGAGCCGAATTCTGCTTACAGCCCCTACAACAGCAAAGTTGTTTACAAGCAGAACAGAGACAATATGGCTGTGGAGAGAAAAGGTAAAGCAGAGGGAGATGATGTGAAGGAGAGGAAATCCCCCAGCCCTGTCTTTGAGTTGCCCATTGAAAATCTGCGCCGCAACAGTCAGTCAAGCAAGCACAGCACTAACAAGAGCAGGCTGGATGACCTGAAGATCTAG